The bacterium DNA segment GTGGAGAATCCGGCCGAGCAGGTCGTAGACCTGCCGGGTGCCGAACGGAGGGTCCTCCAGCAAGACCTGGCGGGGGGTCTTCCCGCGGAGGTCGGGCTGGGGCGAGTTGAGGAACCGCCGTCGATCCTCTTCGGTCGGCGCCACCCCCTGCAGCATGCGGGAAATCACGATCAGATAGCGTGCTGTCTGCGCGTGCAGGGGTCGGACTCTGGAAGAACTTCGGTTCTCCCACCTCGACACGGTCTCGGGGCGGACTTGGCCGAGAGCCCGGCCGGCTTCGACCTGGGTGAGGCCGAGTAGCACACGGGCCTTTCGGAGCTTTTGAGGCGGAATAGTATCTACGGCCATGCTCACCGGTGCGCCCTCCGGTTTCATCTTGACATACATCAAGTTAGGAAGCAACCCCAAAGCGAGGAGGGAGACTGTCAAGCCCAGGGTAGCACTTCCCTTGGCCTATGATGTTGGTGTTCGA contains these protein-coding regions:
- a CDS encoding MbcA/ParS/Xre antitoxin family protein: MISRMLQGVAPTEEDRRRFLNSPQPDLRGKTPRQVLLEDPPFGTRQVYDLLGRILHGIPS